A single Cryomorphaceae bacterium DNA region contains:
- a CDS encoding ketoacyl-ACP synthase III: MNSVITGTGSYIPERVVSNGDFMRNGFYNDDQTALEYDNEKIIEKFEAITGIRERRYIREDQTSSEIATEASRIAIADAGVDPETLDYIIVAHNFGDVMKHTIQTDVLPGLAARVKHNLGIENPRCVAYDILFGCPGWIQALIQAHLFIKAGDAKRVLVVGTETLSRVLDHHDRDAMIFADGAGATVLEAKEEETKRGILSYRTMTHTTDEAYYLSLGKSNFPESDPRVRYIKMEGRKIYEYALTKVPGAMKECYDASGKPIEELEKIFIHQANEKMDQAIVQRFYRQYKAKMEEKVLPMNIHTLGNSSVATVPTLYDQVKRGNLGSHKLYNGEVILFASVGAGMHINAVTYQL; the protein is encoded by the coding sequence ATCAATTCAGTCATCACCGGAACGGGCAGCTACATCCCGGAGCGCGTGGTCTCCAATGGGGATTTCATGCGAAACGGATTTTACAATGACGATCAAACGGCACTCGAGTACGACAATGAGAAAATCATTGAAAAATTTGAGGCCATAACGGGTATTCGCGAGCGCCGCTATATTCGAGAAGATCAGACCTCTTCTGAAATAGCCACGGAAGCTTCGCGAATTGCCATAGCTGATGCTGGAGTTGATCCCGAAACCCTGGACTACATTATTGTCGCCCATAACTTCGGCGATGTGATGAAGCATACGATTCAAACGGATGTTCTCCCTGGCTTGGCCGCGCGGGTCAAACACAATCTAGGAATTGAAAATCCTAGATGTGTAGCCTACGATATTCTATTTGGATGTCCTGGCTGGATACAAGCCTTGATACAGGCTCATTTGTTTATCAAAGCAGGAGACGCCAAAAGGGTATTGGTTGTGGGTACGGAGACCTTGTCTCGGGTTTTGGACCATCACGATCGGGACGCCATGATTTTTGCGGATGGCGCAGGTGCAACGGTGCTCGAAGCCAAGGAAGAAGAAACGAAGCGAGGCATTCTCTCCTACCGGACCATGACTCATACGACAGATGAGGCCTATTACTTGAGTCTTGGCAAATCCAATTTTCCCGAGAGCGACCCACGTGTCCGCTACATCAAGATGGAAGGTCGAAAAATCTATGAGTACGCCTTAACGAAGGTTCCGGGAGCGATGAAAGAGTGCTACGACGCCTCTGGAAAACCCATTGAGGAATTGGAGAAGATTTTCATTCACCAGGCCAACGAAAAAATGGATCAGGCCATTGTACAACGATTCTATCGCCAGTATAAGGCCAAAATGGAAGAAAAGGTATTGCCCATGAACATCCACACTCTGGGTAATAGTTCAGTAGCTACCGTTCCTACCCTTTACGATCAGGTCAAACGTGGGAACTTGGGAAGTCATAAACTCTACAACGGGGAAGTCATCTTATTTGCCAGCGTAGGTGCTGGGATGCACATCAATGCCGTGACGTACCAACTCTAA